TGATGGTGAAACATTCGAAATCGGGAATCTCGCGCGCCACACTCTGACGCTTCCCGACGTTGGCGAAGAGAAAGCCACTGCACTTGCTGAGCGACTCCAGTCACTCACCCCGCATGCCAGCGTCGAAGCGATAACCGAGGATTTCCCACCGACCGACGAATCACGGGATGCAGTCGCTTCATCAGAGATCGTTATCGATTGCACTGGGTCAAACGCTGTGCTGGGAGCACTTCGCCGCTTCCCGTGGAAGCAACCAACGTTGTTCACCTCCGCCTCGATGGGACGACGCGGCAACCGGTTGTTCGTCTATTCTGCGTACGATACTGCCTTCCCACATAATCGCTTCCGAGAGGCGCTCGAACCGTGGCTACTCCAAGAACGACTAGAGTGGTCTCACGGAGAGGATGCTGTGCCGGAACGAGTTGGCTGCTGGCACCCGGCGTCCGTTATCCGGATGGACCGAGTGACCACGTGGGCAGGTACGATCTCCCGGTACCTCGACCAAACAACAGACCTCGGGCACGGCCAATCCAAACTCACTGTTCTTGAAACGCAGGCAGAAGGTGAAGTACCACTTGTGTCTGAAGCCGAGCCACCATTCCAAGACTCGATAGAGTGGGCATCCGCAGACTCGTCGATCACTGTGAGAATCCCGGCGGGTCGTCTTGCTGCTGTGAAAGACTTGTGTGCTGAAGCAAAGGAGGTTGAAACCGGCGGGATTCTAGCAGGGACATACTTCTCGGGAGGTGAAGCGCTTGTTGTTCGGGCGACAGACCCGCCGAGCGATTCGACTCACGGGCCGACGACCTTTCACCGGGGAACCGAGCAAGTGGATGAATGGCTCCAAGCGGCTAACGAACGCCTCGGCATCCAGTATCTCGGAGAGTGGCATTATCACCCGGCCGCACCACCGGAAGCAAGTGATGACGACTATGACGAGATGGTGTCCATCGCTACGAACGAGAGTTACCATTGCCCCGATCCAATCCTCGTCATTATCGGCGGATCACCACCCGATGATCTCTCTGTGAATGTGTACGTCTTCCACCGCGAAGGCGACTTCGAAGAGCTCCATCGTGCGAACCCGGAGGACGAACCGGAAGATAGTCAGTGAGATAGGAGTAACTATCTTTTCAGATCAACAGTGACCGACTATGACTGACCCAACGGGGAAAATGTTCGTCAGCTATCGAAGGAGCCAAGCGGACATCGCTGAAGCGCTCATCACGTCGTTACACGAGCATGGGATACGGACCTGGCAGGACATTTCCGATCTGCCTACCGAGCCAACCCAGCCCGAGATCAGGAACGTATTAGAGGTAGAGAATCCTGAACTTGCCGGTGGCATTGTACTGGTGAGTGAGGATGTCACCAAATCGGATATCATTCTCGAACTGGAACTCCCTGGTCTTCATAACCGATGGAAGAACGAGGAAGAGTTCTTCGTGGTAGTCGCGCTCTGTCCTGGGATTGACTATGACGACGCGAACGAGATCCTCTCCGAATCTCCGACACTGCTCGACTTCTCCGATTGGAACATGATTAAACTGGGGTCTACAGCGGATACGCCAGCAGCAGCCGATGATGTCGCTACTGCCGTTCTCACTGAACGGGTTCGTCTCAACCATGAACGACTTGATGAGGACCATCCGTTCGACATATCTCTCGATACGTACGCTCCTCCCACCCATGCATCTCGACCAGCGGTTACCATCGATTGGTCATCGTATTTCGCAGACGGGGCTCCGACGCCTGATCACTGGAATCAACGGCTTCTCCCTCGACTCCAAAGGGTCATCGACCTTGTGGAAGAATCTGCTCCCGGGAGATCTCTCCGCGTCCGCGGACAGGCTCACTTGCCAGCCGCGTTCGCATTAGGACACTGCCTCCAAACGACCAGAGCGATCGACGCGACGTGGCTGCAATACAGCGCAGGCCAGCATAACCCATGGAACCTCCACACCGATCAGCAAGACAGTGGATTGGAGAGCGACTTCCATGTGAATGACATTACGGGTTCTGACTTGGCCGTCTTGGTCAGTGTCACGAATGAGGTAGACGCAGCTGTCGGGAGATCCAAATCATCGCTTCCTGATTTCAGCGGCGTTCTTGAACTCTCGCTTGGCGATGTCATTGGATCAGCACTTAATGCTTCAGAGGCCGCACACGCCGCGCATATGTTTCGCCAAGAGGTGCAAAGGGCACTGAATGAACTATCTGCCACATCAACCATACATCTCTTCATGGCGGTCCCAGCGGGCCTCGCGTTCCTATTCGGTCAATTGAGTAACACCTTCCCCGAAATCCAGACCTATCTCTTCGAGACTACGAACGGAGCAAGAACCTACCAACCTGCTGCCTCACTAGGAAACTGACTGTGCTTGAAAGCACCTTGTTGTGCCCAACTAAAGACTCCGGTAAAGATGACTGAGGACTCCAACGACTCAGAGGACTTTACAGACCTATCAGACGAGGAGATCTAAGACCTCTCACAGGAATTCACCGAAGCAGTTCCAGAGGCGCTGGGGAAAACATTGGGTCTAGACTTGTTTAGTGGTGCTGGGGTGGGTGACACAGATGAGGACGAAACTATTCGAAGTGGCCTTGTTCCTTAAGGAGCTCCAGTATGCAAACTTCGGTGGAACCCACCCTCTCGTTTGACCATCAAACGAAAGCAAGACCGTGCCTGTTCGACCGATAATCGCTGTCCTATCTGGCGATTATGTGAAATCCCCCATACCACTTGTTGCCTGCACACCACACTGGCATGATGTACACGGTCAAAGCAGCTCACACACATAATTTACTTGCTACCATCATTTGGAATATGCTTCACTCATCAAATTAGCAAAACCACTAGGCAGCGGCGGTTCTCATTTGGAATCTACACACCCCCCACCCATGAGCCGAGACGGATCTTAAAACGCTAATTCAGCGATATCGGGACATAGAGGGGGTGGTAGGTGTCTTGGATCGGAAATGAGGTGTTCTAATCGGCGGAGTTGGGAAGGCTAATCACTGGCGCTCGTTCGTACATTTCACGTAGTTCGCCATGTGATCGTGCTTCGGTATTCCGGAAGCAGCGCCGAGCACGACCGTTCGAATGTCGAATCTTATGATACTTGTAGAACTCGCAGAGGCAGTTCTGGATGTTTGCTAATGATAGCTCCAAGCCGCCCTTGTCTTCTGTCTCCAGATAGGGAAAGTCCAGATCCAACCGTTCAAACTCCTGTTGCTGGTTCTGGCGGAGCCACCGCATCACGTCAAGACGACCGAAACCGTTGAACTCCGTGACAAGCTGTTTCAGCCCCTTCTGAGCACCCGGACCGGGAGCCGACCAGTCGTTCGGAGAAAACGGGAGTACGGAGTTCCCATCGTAGTAGTCCACAGGATACAGAAGATCAACAAGAACCTGATACGAAAGAAAATTTCCGAACCCGGGCTGTGAACGGATCAGCTTGTAGGTGCCTTCCAGCGATTCGGTAGAAAGCATGTCGTCAAAGAACTCCGGATCATCCGTGATTTCGCCGAAAAGCGCAGCCACGTTTTCTACTTTGTCAGAAGACCCCATCTGATTGTAACCACTCACCATGTATGCGCCAGTGAACACCGTCTCCCCCAAACCGTCCCGTCGATGTTTCAGTTTCCCCTCAAATTCTGCTGCATCGAAGGTTTCCCGTGACTGAAATCCGAGATGCTCGTGCGTTTCGAGCCGGCCGATCAGCCGGTATAGCATCACATTCAGAATCTTGTCCTGACGCGAGGCATCCGCCTCCAAGATGTTCTGAATTACGTACTGCGTCCCGGGATCCAGTTCGCGGTAGACGTTCGTGAATCGATACTCCTGCAAAATCTCGTCATCGGTCCATGGAGACGGTCGTCCCTCAATCACTCGACGATACCATACCTTCTGCCGTTCGGTGATGAACTGCCAGAACAGATCGAGTGATTCCTCATCAAGACTGTTCTGAATATTATCAGGCTGTGTCAAGGACTCAGACATTACTCCTACTCTGAAAGCCAGCAGTTGACTCATTGAATCTTACGGCACACCCGTCCTCACCGAACATTCGGTTGGAGAAACAATTTATAGGAAGAATACATCCACCAAACATAAAATGAGGTATGAATCAGATAGGACTCCTGATTATGCGCCTCCCAACGACCCGTGGGAGGAGCATCAGGCATCGGAAGATGCCCAAAGTTATCTAACACTGTACTACTGCGAGGACGAGATCAGCAAATATCCCGTTCGAGAGGTCACCAAGGTCAACGACAATAAGAGCGACCCGAATCTTGAGACGATGAGTTACGGATTGTGCTCTACCTGTACTCGGGACATCCGATCCGGCCTGGTGAGGAACAACCGGCCCTACCTCTTCTTCTGCACGAACTTCAAAGGAGAGCGGCATCTCGCTGGGTACTACCATATTGGCTGGTACTCGTTGGGTCCACCGTTGCTCACCAACTACCGGAACGGTAGCATCCAGGACGACTACCGTCTCGTGGCGGACGAGATGAAGTGGATTTACCCTCCGATCAGTTTCGAAACCATAGCCGACGAAACCGGATTTGACGGTATCTTGACCGGGTTCAGAAAGAAACTTGTCACACCCGAGACAACCGATGCTCTCCTCAGCCTTTTCGAGGATAGGGAGGACTATTCCCAGCAGTACCTTGATGAGATCCAGCGACTAGAACTGATTAACAAACGGTACCATGAATTCCGGTACCCGACCTGGGAGCGGAAGGCCGGATTCGATTGGGAATCTGTCCAGAGCTACGTCGGAACGATGCAGACCGAAGAAGATGACGAGACCAAGGAGATTCTTGAAACAAAGATGGAGGAGATGGACATTGACTTTTCTCTTATCGCCTCAGAGGGCGTATCTGACTGGTTCTGTCTGATATGTAATCACGACTTTGAAAATAAGGCCCCGCTGAAATTATGCCCAAACTGTGATAACAATGGAGGGATTATCCCCGCAAGAGCGATCAACGAATGAACGACTCCACGGAACTACTTGATCTGCAGAAACGTCAGCAAAAACATGATAAGGAGCATCACCGCGACATCTTCACACTCCCATATCCAGAGAGGATGAATCACTACGTGCTCCACTTTTCGAAGTACGTGGGCCGTATGTCTCGTGACTATGCTGATGATGACATGCGGATTGAACAAATCGAAAAGACGCTGGCTGATAGCTTCATCGTCGGACTGGCAGCGGCGAACACACTCAACTTAGATCTTCAGAATGAACTGGAGAAGATGTTCGGCCTTGAGGCAAACGGAGTTGCTGAATGGGGAGAAGCATTGAATCCTGCCGATGACGTGATGGATTCGGAGGAACTGAAAGAATGGCTGTTTACGCGGATGGCCTCTCCGGCGGGACGTATGGCGAACGCGATGGAATCGCTGGACCACATGGAGCCAATGAATACCCGCGAAGTCTTGGAAGAAGAGACAGTGGAAATCATTTCTGACCTTCTCATCGCTGCAGAGAACCTGGGTACCGACCTTGAGGAGATACTAGACGAGAGATGGACCGAAATTGAGGAAGAGTCCATTCTGTAAGTCAGGATTTCGAACATGGTAGAGAACTTCGACGAATTCTACGAGGAATTCTATAAACCGCAATTTGAGTGGTACGATACGAAGGCAATTAACAACAAGAAGTACCATCGAGGGATGAAGATTTCCCAGATTTCCTTAGCTGCGATTCTCCCGGTCGCCGTCACGTTGTTTCCGGTGACATCCAGCGCGTTCTGGCAGAACACGATCATCATTGCTTCTGTTCTACTTATCATCCTCGAAGCCCTCGAATCATACCTGAACTACCAGAAAAAGTGGATGAACTATCGGACCACTGCTGAGGGACTTCGGCGCGAGGAGCAAATGTTCAAAACCAGAACGAAAGAATACGAAG
The DNA window shown above is from Natrialba magadii ATCC 43099 and carries:
- a CDS encoding SAVED domain-containing protein: MTDPTGKMFVSYRRSQADIAEALITSLHEHGIRTWQDISDLPTEPTQPEIRNVLEVENPELAGGIVLVSEDVTKSDIILELELPGLHNRWKNEEEFFVVVALCPGIDYDDANEILSESPTLLDFSDWNMIKLGSTADTPAAADDVATAVLTERVRLNHERLDEDHPFDISLDTYAPPTHASRPAVTIDWSSYFADGAPTPDHWNQRLLPRLQRVIDLVEESAPGRSLRVRGQAHLPAAFALGHCLQTTRAIDATWLQYSAGQHNPWNLHTDQQDSGLESDFHVNDITGSDLAVLVSVTNEVDAAVGRSKSSLPDFSGVLELSLGDVIGSALNASEAAHAAHMFRQEVQRALNELSATSTIHLFMAVPAGLAFLFGQLSNTFPEIQTYLFETTNGARTYQPAASLGN
- a CDS encoding nucleotide kinase domain-containing protein, whose protein sequence is MSESLTQPDNIQNSLDEESLDLFWQFITERQKVWYRRVIEGRPSPWTDDEILQEYRFTNVYRELDPGTQYVIQNILEADASRQDKILNVMLYRLIGRLETHEHLGFQSRETFDAAEFEGKLKHRRDGLGETVFTGAYMVSGYNQMGSSDKVENVAALFGEITDDPEFFDDMLSTESLEGTYKLIRSQPGFGNFLSYQVLVDLLYPVDYYDGNSVLPFSPNDWSAPGPGAQKGLKQLVTEFNGFGRLDVMRWLRQNQQQEFERLDLDFPYLETEDKGGLELSLANIQNCLCEFYKYHKIRHSNGRARRCFRNTEARSHGELREMYERAPVISLPNSAD
- a CDS encoding DUF4231 domain-containing protein — translated: MVENFDEFYEEFYKPQFEWYDTKAINNKKYHRGMKISQISLAAILPVAVTLFPVTSSAFWQNTIIIASVLLIILEALESYLNYQKKWMNYRTTAEGLRREEQMFKTRTKEYEGVENPEKLFIKRVMALTSQENRYWEITTRKAQEA